The Plasmodium knowlesi strain H genome assembly, chromosome: 14 genome has a segment encoding these proteins:
- a CDS encoding U4/U6.U5 tri-snRNP-associated protein 2, putative: protein MEKKGRKKNPDDKVHSGNKRGRKKKESLSEEVEKMDGNDEAKETDQAGEANQTIPTEATNVTSLTDERRLIPRGAGRGRGRVCPYLRTINRNLLDFDFEKLCSISMSNLHVYACLVCGVYFQGIGKGTHAYTHALEKNHYVFINLETCKTCCLPENYEIEDASLNDIKYFLKPTYSRDQVEYICRNSILGKSLDGADFFPGFVGLNNLKHTDYCNVIIQLVCSIIPLRNFFLVFENKKYVSKNIVSSLSELIKKIFNPRNFKGVVSPHEFLQTVGIESKKTFKIGSKNDPLDFFLWLISKIHRYQERALRKGTKSMMGKKRKISKSGEKDKRADGQSGEQNKRQEEDEEDEEVDDEEGKIQPGHHLSQLNAMLSSSSESYMSEEAVPGIDLPTKRKKKKKKKKWKYDKVNIIDYCFDGELIIKTKKKKKKKSSEGDENMSSTHNTKKREKNDTYHERNAREDGKFSNHLNNEGGVENDMSNSDEDDTDLQDGEELNEEKNYVTEKIPFRTLSLKLPNPPIFKSTTESNIIPQVSIFELLTKFDGETESFLNEKSEPSTLILSKLPKYLVFTIKRFSKNNFFVEKNGTIVNFVIKNLDMKDYIHEDYLEKNPVTKYNLIANIFHSGSVNNGTYKIHVLNQASNEWYEMEDLHVITVLPQLVLLPESCVQLYQRQDVQLNGEVP, encoded by the coding sequence atggaaaagaaagggagaaagaagaacCCAGATGACAAGGTTCATTCTGGTAACAAacgggggaggaagaaaaaggagagttTATCGGAggaggtggaaaaaatggacgggAACGATGAGGCGAAGGAGACAGATCAAGCTGGAGAGGCCAATCAGACAATCCCGACAGAGGCCACCAATGTAACCTCTTTAACGGACGAACGACGCCTTATCCCGAGGGGCGCGGGCAGAGGGAGGGGCAGGGTTTGCCCATATCTGCGTACCATCAACAGAAACTTATTGGACTTTGATTTCGAAAAGTTGTGCAGCATCAGCATGTCCAACCTTCACGTATACGCATGCCTAGTTTGTGGGGTTTACTTCCAAGGAATAGGAAAAGGAACACAcgcatacacacatgcacTGGAAAAAAACCATTACGTCTTCATCAATTTGGAAACATGCAAAACTTGTTGCCTTCCAGAAAATTACGAAATAGAAGATGCATCTCTAAatgatataaaatattttctaaaACCCACGTATAGTAGAGATCAAGTAGAATACATTTGTCGTAATTCTATTTTGGGAAAATCGCTAGACGGAGCAGATTTCTTTCCTGGATTTGTAGGACTCAATAATTTAAAACATACTGACTACTGCAATGTTATTATTCAGCTTGTGTGTAGTATTATTCCATtaaggaacttttttttagtattcgaaaataagaaatatgtCAGCAAAAATATCGTTTCCTCTTTATCAGAattgattaaaaaaatttttaaccctCGAAATTTCAAGGGCGTTGTTTCTCCACATGAGTTCCTACAAACAGTGGGTATTGAATCCAAGAAAACCTTCAAAATTGGATCTAAAAATGATCCGCTAGATTTTTTCCTCTGGCTAATTAGTAAAATACATAGGTATCAAGAGAGGGCGCTGCGGAAGGGTACTAAAAGTATGAtggggaagaagaggaaaattagtaaaagtggagaaaaggataaaaggGCGGATGGTCAATCGggcgaacaaaataaaagacaggaagaggatgaagaagatgaagaggtGGACGATGAAGAAGGCAAAATTCAACCTGGACACCACCTCTCGCAGTTGAATGCTATGTTGTCTTCCTCCAGCGAGTCATACATGTCGGAAGAAGCTGTCCCTGGTATAGATTTAccaacgaaaaggaaaaagaaaaaaaaaaaaaaaaaatggaagtacGACAAGGTAAACATTATCGACTATTGCTTTGATGGGGAATTAATTAtcaaaacgaaaaaaaaaaaaaaaaaaaaaagttccgaAGGAGATGAAAATATGAGCAGTACGCATAAtacaaaaaagagagaaaagaatGATACGTACCATGAACGGAATGCACGTGAAGATGGCAAATTTTCTAACCACTTGAATAATGAAGGAGGAGTGGAGAATGACATGAGCAATTCGGACGAGGATGATACAGACTTGCAGGATGGAGAAGAATtgaacgaagaaaaaaattacgtaacagaaaaaattccatttcGAACACTTTCCTTGAAGTTGCCCAACCCAcccatttttaaaagcaCAACAGAAAGTAACATCATACCACAGGTATCCATTTTCGAGCTCTTGACAAAATTTGATGGAGAAACGGaatcctttttaaatgagAAATCGGAGCCAAGCACTTTAATCCTTTCCAAGTTACCTAAATATTTAGTGTTTACCATTAAGAGGTTttctaaaaataatttttttgtcgaaaaaaatggcaccatTGTTAATTTTGTCATAAAAAACTTAGACATGAAGGATTATATACATGAAGATTATCTGGAGAAAAATCCTGTGACCAAGTATAACTTAATTgctaatatttttcacaGTGGCTCCGTTAACAATGGCACCTACAAAATCCATGTCCTCAACCAGGCGTCCAATGAGTGGTATGAAATGGAGGATCTGCACGTGATTACCGTTTTGCCGCAGCTAGTTCTCCTACCCGAGTCTTGTGTGCAGTTGTATCAGCGCCAAGATGTGCAACTCAACGGGGAGGTCCCCTAA
- a CDS encoding DNA replication licensing factor mcm4-like protein, which produces MGTPRRRPGQNASPYAMSSSNIFGTNNEIFGSNFMNSPVSSRRTKNSKGSFLNSMMNESKYLNESNAGSQFMRYGHTPLAIRRIKCARADIGDVGREAFMEDVESGRLPHFIDSNLEQIKELFNQFFDEFNITNYSDVLQFTDEDRSITEYILLHRDNLKVYLAYYGWKMIKFIETGRQNECKLNNEMEETDSDAVKNLEHIKSFEVDLTHIYFFNKKLYKLIIEYPSDCISEIDKIISAKYNSLLALVLDGDTKSNASDRYSLTNAKQDYCRVRFFNKKHKDTPRKLGPNHIETLVCIKGVIIRCSNIIPEMTMAAFKCTSKKRIGVNNYEKCNEEVYEHVIQGEVQEPLTCTNCNNKNTFELWHNNCCFSSKQLIKLSEVTEHLKQGETPQSISIYAYDDLIDYTKPGDTVELTGILKASPVRLNPRSRCYNSVHRTYINVIHIRKENKQKMKLTEQNDTASVILKRNDDGTVEENFEKLNEQGNLLFTTEVIQKMQKLSTDPNIYQRLVDSLAPSIYGRDDIKKGLLCQLFGGSKTTDKFKNKYRSEIHILLCGDPSTAKSQLLHYVHKLSPRGIYTSGKGSSSVGLTAFISKDSETKEYILESGAVVLSDKGICCIDEFDKMDDSARAILHEVMEQQTVTIAKAGIVATLNARTSVLASANPINSRYDKNKAVVENINLPPSLFSRFDLIYLVIDQANEEEDKKLATVLCKNFSYGMEDGSDTDTDDESNSEENSEYGDEFNVPSQFDSGNDEDPYQRRKRNIREDQSVNPNKSYKKNSKKYLIDSNTLALYIAYCRITCNPIISLESKKIIIDEYIKMRCKEGSKSPTASPRQLEGLVRLSQSLARMKLKDVVTPEEANEAVRLMNIATFQSLIDPLSGRIDFDQVNLGQTSQHKKKSDQIKDIIMNALVLRNMTKDELLSHCHETIMNNRDYSMAMDRKSFEEAFHDLERSQEITRLCSGLYKKK; this is translated from the coding sequence ATGGGAACGCCGCGACGCCGACCGGGGCAGAACGCCAGCCCCTATGCGATGAGCTCCTCGAACATTTTCGGAACGAACAATGAAATTTTCGGAAGCAACTTCATGAACTCGCCCGTCTCCAGCAGGAGGACGAAAAACAGTAAGGGTAGCTTCCTGAACAGTATGATGAACGAATCCAAGTACTTAAACGAGAGCAACGCGGGGTCGCAGTTTATGAGGTACGGACACACACCTCTAGCGAtcagaagaataaaatgcgCAAGAGCCGATATTGGAGACGTGGGAAGGGAGGCTTTCATGGAAGATGTGGAATCAGGAAGACTGCCCCATTTTATAGATTCCAACTTGGAGCAGATTAAAGAATTGTTCAACCAATTCTTCGACGAATTTAATATAACAAATTATAGCGATGTATTGCAGTTCACAGATGAGGACAGAAGCATCACAGAGTATATCCTCCTGCACAGGGATAACTTGAAGGTCTACTTAGCTTACTACGGATGGAAGATGATAAAATTTATCGAGACGGGTCGACAAAACGAATGCAAACTAAACaacgaaatggaagaaacgGATTCGGATGCtgtaaaaaatttggagCACATAAAATCCTTCGAAGTGGACCTTACACATATTTACTTCTTTAACAAAAAACTGTACAAACTTATTATAGAATACCCATCTGATTGTATCAGCGAGATTGATAAGATTATAAGTGCTAAGTATAACTCCCTCTTGGCATTGGTGCTTGATGGAGACACAAAGTCAAATGCATCAGATAGGTATTCTCTTACCAACGCAAAGCAGGATTACTGTAGAGTACGATTTTTTAACAAGAAACATAAAGATACACCCAGAAAGTTAGGACCCAATCATATAGAAACATTAGTATGCATAAAAGGAGTTATAATTAGATGCTCCAATATCATCCCAGAAATGACCATGGCTGCTTTCAAATGTACttccaaaaaaagaataggaGTTAATAATTACGAAAAGTGCAACGAAGAAGTATATGAACATGTCATACAAGGGGAAGTACAAGAACCTCTAACCTGCACAAACtgtaataataaaaacaCCTTCGAATTATGGCACAACAACTGTTGCTTCTCTTCAAAGCAGCTCATAAAATTGAGTGAAGTAACTGAACATTTGAAACAGGGAGAAACCCCTCAATCCATttctatatatgcatatgatgACTTGATAGATTACACTAAACCAGGAGACACGGTTGAATTGACAGGCATATTGAAAGCTTCTCCAGTGAGATTAAACCCCAGATCCAGATGTTACAATAGTGTCCATAGAACTTACATCAACGTTATACATATTAGAAAGGAGAACAAACAGAAGATGAAATTAACAGAACAGAATGACACTGCATCagttattttaaaaagaaatgacGATGGAACagtagaagaaaatttcgaaaaattaaatgaacaaGGAAATTTACTTTTCACCACAGAAGTAATCCAGAAAATGCAGAAATTGAGCACAGACCCCAATATATACCAACGGTTGGTTGATTCTCTAGCTCCATCCATTTATGGACGAGATGATATCAAGAAAGGTCTCCTTTGCCAACTTTTCGGTGGAAGCAAAACTACagataaatttaaaaataaatatcgaTCCGAAATCCATATTTTACTTTGTGGAGATCCCTCTACAGCGAAATCACAACTTTTACATTATGTTCATAAATTATCTCCAAGAGGAATTTACACAAGTGGAAAAGGTAGCAGCAGTGTTGGTTTGACTGCCTTCATTTCGAAAGATTCTGAGACGAAGGAATATATCCTCGAATCTGGTGCAGTTGTTCTATCAGATAAAGGAATTTGTTGCATTGATGAGTTTGATAAAATGGACGACTCGGCTAGGGCAATATTACACGAAGTTATGGAACAACAAACTGTGACCATTGCGAAAGCAGGGATTGTTGCAACGCTGAATGCTCGTACATCTGTTCTTGCATCTGCTAATCCGATTAACAGTAGGTATGATAAGAACAAAGCTGTTGTGGAAAATATCAACTTACCACCATCCCTTTTTTCAAGATTCGATTTGATCTATCTCGTTATAGATCAGGccaatgaggaggaagacaaaaaGTTGGCCACCGTGTTGTGTAAAAACTTTTCCTATGGTATGGAAGACGGATCTGATACCGACACGGACGACGAATCAAATTCAGAAGAAAATTCCGAATACGGTGACGAGTTTAATGTTCCTTCACAGTTCGACTCTGGAAATGATGAAGATCCATatcaaaggaggaagagaaatatAAGAGAAGATCAATCTGTCAACCCAAACAAGtcttataaaaaaaactccaaaaAGTACCTAATCGATTCGAACACCTTAGCGTTGTATATTGCTTACTGTCGCATAACGTGCAATCCAATCATTTCGCTAGAAAGCAAAAAGATTATTATTgatgaatatataaaaatgagatGCAAGGAAGGGTCCAAGTCTCCAACGGCTAGCCCCAGACAGTTGGAAGGACTTGTTCGACTGAGCCAGAGTTTAGCCAGAATGAAACTCAAAGATGTAGTGACTCCTGAGGAAGCCAACGAAGCTGTACGACTCATGAACATTGCAACGTTTCAAAGTTTGATAGATCCCCTAAGTGGTAGAATCGATTTTGATCAAGTGAATCTTGGGCAAACATCTcaacataagaaaaaatcagATCAGATAAAGGACATCATTATGAATGCTCTCGTTCTGAGGAACATGACAAAGGACGAATTGCTTTCTCATTGTCACGAGACCATTATGAATAATCGAGACTATTCGATGGCTATGGATAGAAAATCCTTCGAAGAGGCTTTCCACGATCTCGAACGATCTCAGGAGATCACACGTCTCTGTTCTGGTCTCTACAAGAAGAAGTAG